The Rattus rattus isolate New Zealand chromosome X, Rrattus_CSIRO_v1, whole genome shotgun sequence genome has a window encoding:
- the LOC116889321 gene encoding high mobility group protein B4-like yields the protein MGKHSNVRPKVNVSPYVHFMMDFRNQMREQQPIIYYDFTEFSRKCSEKWRTISEQEKKKYEALAKRDKDRYQREMRNYTGPRRERRRRDVNAPRKPPSSFLLFSMDHFDEIKEQHPNWTVGQVAKAAKRMWSRCSEADKSHYVEKAAVLRAKYLEEREAYYRQCQRGN from the coding sequence ATGGGCAAACACAGCAATGTAAGACCGAAAGTGAACGTCTCTCCATATGTCCATTTTATGATGGACTTCAGAAATCAAATGAGGGAGCAACAGCCAATCATCTACTATGACTTTACCGAATTTTCTAGAAAGTGTTCTGAAAAGTGGCGGACCATCTCGGagcaggaaaaaaagaagtatgaagCCCTGGCCAAGCGAGATAAAGATCGGTACCAACGTGAAATGAGAAACTACACCGGCccgagaagggagagaagaaggagggatgtGAATGCACCGCGGAAGCCCCCATCCTCGTTCCTGCTCTTCTCCATGGACCATTTTGACGAGATAAAAGAACAACACCCGAACTGGACTGTGGGGCAGGTGGCCAAGGCTGCCAAAAGAATGTGGTCCAGGTGTTCAGAAGCGGACAAAAGTCACTATGTGGAGAAGGCTGCGGTTCTGAGGGCCAAGTACCTTGAAGAACGGGAGGCCTACTACCGCCAATGCCAGCGCGGGAACTAA